GTCCACATGCTTTCATCCTCAGCTTTCTTTTCCTCAAGATGATAATGATTCTAAGGTAAGTGAACAGGGGTACAATAAAAGCCACCACAACATTGGGAATGGCGATGAAGATGAGGTAGTCGACGCAAAATGGACTGTAGAGGACAGAGAGATTTTTTTCCATATGCAAGCAGTTCCACCCCATCAATGGCAAGCAGCCCAAAAAGAAAGCAAGGACCCAGTTAATTAAAACAGCAGCTATGGACTGGTTTCTAGCAACCCTGAATCTTGTCCTCATGCTTTCAGCCACAGCCAGATAACGTTCAATTGCAATGCTTACCAAGTTATAGATGGTGGATAAAATAGACACGGTATATAAGGCATAAGGTGCGAGCATATCCTTGGATCCAAAGATTGTAATGTCAGGATTGGTGATGAACAACATTGAAATCCAAAAGCCAGAAACGCTGGTGAAGAGATCGGAAAATGCCAGGTTGCAGAAGAGGATAGAGATAGGCTTGTGCAGATCCTTTGTTGCCATTCTGGTGAAGATGACCGTGCAGTTGAAGATCACAGATGCTATGTTAATGGTCAGCTGAGGGATGCCCAGTGCAAGTACTAAGTAATGACTCCAGATTTCCGTGTAGTTAGCAGAGCAGTTTGGGTATCCATTCATGGTGGAAAATCCTGCTTTCAACTGGTAACGAGGTCTGCTTTTCTCATCCCATATTCCGTGAGAGACCACACTACGTGG
Above is a genomic segment from Athene noctua chromosome 19, bAthNoc1.hap1.1, whole genome shotgun sequence containing:
- the LOC141968387 gene encoding lysophosphatidic acid receptor 1-B-like, whose amino-acid sequence is MNGYPNCSANYTEIWSHYLVLALGIPQLTINIASVIFNCTVIFTRMATKDLHKPISILFCNLAFSDLFTSVSGFWISMLFITNPDITIFGSKDMLAPYALYTVSILSTIYNLVSIAIERYLAVAESMRTRFRVARNQSIAAVLINWVLAFFLGCLPLMGWNCLHMEKNLSVLYSPFCVDYLIFIAIPNVVVAFIVPLFTYLRIIIILRKRKLRMKACGQATGTYKSAEIQVARTSIFIWLLTLISYAPFFAGVIFDATNHQCHIDLYPGVYIFRNCTAMLITMNCLGNPIIYTLKAKTLGAKLKALKCLSTNRVRACTVENI